The Tenrec ecaudatus isolate mTenEca1 chromosome 6, mTenEca1.hap1, whole genome shotgun sequence genome has a window encoding:
- the LOC142449812 gene encoding GTP-binding nuclear protein Ran-like, whose amino-acid sequence MAAQGEPQVQFKFVLVGDGGTGKTTFVKRHLTGEFEKKYVATLGVEVHPLVFHTNRGSIKFNVWDTAGQEKFGGLRDGRYIQAQCAIIMFDVTSRVTYKNVPNWHRDLVRVCENIPIVLCGNKVDIKDRKVKAKSIVFHRKNLQYYDISAKSNCNFEKPFLWLARKLIGDPNLEFVAMPALAPPEVVMDPALAAQCDHDLEVAQTTALPDEDDDL is encoded by the coding sequence ATGGCCGCCCAAGGAGAACCCCAAGTCCAGTTCAAATTTGTACTGGTGGGTGATGGTGGTACTGGTAAAACGACATTTGTGAAACGTCACCTGACTGGTGAATTTGAGAAGAAGTATGTAGCTACCTTAGGTGTTGAGGTCCATCCCCTTGTGTTCCATACTAACAGAGGATCTATCAAATTCAACGTGTGGGATACAGCTGGTCAAGAAAAATTTGGAGGACTGAGAGATGGCCGTTATATTCAAGCCCAGTGTGCCATTATAATGTTTGACGTAACCTCAAGGGTTACTTACAAGAATGTGCCTAACTGGCACAGGGATCTGGTTCGAGTATGTGAAAACATACCCATCGTGCTGTGTGGCAACAAAGTGGATATTAAGGACAGGAAAGTTAAGGCAAAATCCATTGTCTTCCACCGAAAGAACCTTCAGTACTATGACATTTCTGCCAAAAGCAACTGCAACTTTGAAAAGCCCTTCCTTTGGCTTGCTAGAAAACTCATTGGCGATCCTAACTTGGAGTTTGTTGCCATGCCTGCTCTGGCCCCACCAGAGGTTGTTATGGACCCAGCTTTGGCAGCCCAGTGTGATCATGATTTAGAGGTTGCGCAGACAACCGCTCTCCCGGATGAAGATGATGACCTGTGA